In Streptococcus gallolyticus subsp. gallolyticus DSM 16831, the sequence AACAGTTAAAAAATGACGGCTTTAGTTTAGTGTTTGATAAAATTGACTAACCCACGCGCCAACATTTGCCAACATTTTGGCTTACAGTAGCGCTCAATTTTGAGCTTTGCTAAACCAAGTGTAGTTACAAAGGGAACTTTTCCCCTCTAATTTAGGGGCGGAACATTATTCTGTTCCTTACTACGGATAATCTCCGTAGTATCCTTATTTCAATATCTCGCTATTTCTATACTATGATTTTCTATGATTTCTAACCTGTCCTAGATATTACATAATAGGTCAGGTACCGCCCATTCTGTCCTATATTTGCCAACAAAAAGGAGTACACTATGAAAAAGATATTTAACAAGCCATTATGGTTTTATTTTATTGCCTACTTGGCTCTTCTAGCATTTGCAAGACGGTTTTTACCACCACTTTATAAAGTCTTTTATGCCATTGATGATTTCTGTTTAGGGGTTATGTCGGTTTATATTGCTTATCAGATTTTCAAGCTCTTACGCAAGCTATATAACGATACAACTGATTACCTTGACGAGGATGAGAATAACAACAATAATTTTTAATACAATTTTCGGTCAGCTCTATATTAAATCTGTCCGACATTTTCTAATATGGAGTACCGTTTTGTTACGTCATACACTAGGATTTTCTCGTATTTTCTAGTATTTTACGGATTTTAAATCCAAGTATTTCTAACCTGCTATCCCAATTTTAACCGTATGGAATTCCATACCTTTATTACATTCTATCCAACATTTCCCAACAATTCATATAAACCTAAAACCTTTTTAATAATGGCTTGCCTGCTGTAGAAAGGTTTATCATGAATATCAAAGAAGTTATTAAAAAAGACGGTACTAAAGTATACCGCTCAAATGTTTATCTTGGAGTAGATAGCATTACAGGAAAGAAAGCACGGACAAGCGTAACCGCACGAACCAAGAAAGAGCTAAAACAAAAAGCAAAACAGGCAATTACTGCTTTCATCAATAACGGATACACAACTAAAACCAAGACCAACATAAGGACTTATAAAGAGCTTGCTTATCTCTGGTGGGATAGTTGCAAAAACACCGTAAAAATAAATACAAGAAAAGCTGTAGAAGGACAAATTAGGGTTCACCTATTACCTGCCTTTGGTGATTACAAATTGGAAAAGCTAACAACTCCCATTATTCAGCAACAAGTCAATAAATGGGCGAACGATTACAACAAAGGGAAAAAAGGCGCTTACAAGCATTACAACCAATTACACGCGCTTAATAAACGAATTTTGCAATATGCTGTCATCATGCAATTGATACCGTTCAACCCTGCGCGTGAGGTGATTGTTCCACGTAAAAAGCAAACAGAAGAGGTTAAAATCAAATTCTTAGACAAGCAAGAATTAAAACAGTTTTACGACTACTTGGATACGCTAGACAAATCAAAATATTATAATCTATTTGACGTTGTCTTATACAAAACTTTGCTTGCTACTGGTTGCCGTATCGGTGAGGTACTAGCTCTTGAATGGTCTGATATTGACTTGGATAATGGCTATATTAGTATTAATAAAACACTAAACCGAGATGATGAGGTAAACTGTCCTAAATCTAAAGCTGGTTACCGTGATATATCCATAGACAAAGCGACAATACTCATGTTGAAACATTACAAGAATCGCCAAACAATCCAAGCATGGCAACATAAACGAACTGAAACAGTTGTATTTTCTACGTTCGTAAATAAATATGCTTCACAGCCAGCATTAAGAAGACGATTAGAACGACACTTAAAAAATGCTGGTGTATCCTACGTGGCTTTCCATGGTCTGCGACACACTCACGCTACCATTATGCTAAATGCTGGTATACAACCAAAAGATTTACAATATAGGTTAGGTCATAGCAATATCAGCATGACACTTAACACGTATGTTCATGTCACAAAAGAAGGTGCTAAAAATTCAGCTAGTTTCTTTGAGTCTGCTATTAATAGTCTGGGGTAGTAAGAGGGGCAACAAATCGCACTAGGTAAACCGTAAACCCTTGATATAACAGCGTTTAATTGACCCAAGCACCATTTTGCGATAAAATAAATACAAAATTAGATAGAAATGGACTGACTAACATTATGCCACGTTATGGTAGACCTCCAAGAGGCGGAAACGGTATTTTCACCGCTATTATCGGAGTTATTATTCTTATTGCTTTGCTTGAGAGCCTTTTAGAAATCATTTTACCTATTGTTCTTATTGCAGGGGTTGGGTATGGTGTTTATTATTTGGCAACCAAGCAGACACGACTTGAAAAAGTCAATACCGAACAACGTTTACAAGATTTAAAAGATAGTATTAGACTGGCTGACCGCCAAGTTAAACTTTTGGATAATTACCTTGATGAAAAAGATTACACGCAATATGTTGTCGTTGCGCGCCAGCTATTGCCCAAAATCCGCAACATCAAAACTGAAGTCACTGACTTAAAATCTAAAATGGACCTCAAAATCTCTAAACGTATCCTTCAGAAAGCAGAGAGTGTCGAGGAAGATATCTTGTTGCAACTGGAAAAATTGGACGTTTCACCAACAACACCGCAAGCTTCAGGTGAAGAAAAAGAATTGCTTCAATACGCTCCCGAGTTGACCAAGCTTTACAACAACATTCAAAAAGACCACTTAACCATTCTGGAAAAGATTGAAAATGCGGATAACAAGGAAGAATTAACCGCCCTTCACGAAGCAGACATGGAACGTTTTCGAGATATTTTAGAGGGTTATCTCAAAATCAAAAAATCGCCAAAAGATTATTACAATGCCGAGGAACGTTTGGCACAGGCCAAAACAGCTATGGAAAAATTTGACTTGGCATTAGACGAAACCTTGAGAAAACTGAACGAAAGTGATTTAAAAGACTTTGATATTAGCCTTCGTATGATGGCTGACGATGACACAAACTTATAATGTTGCCTTGCACATAAAGGAGAATTCTAATGGCTGATACTTTCAACTTTGATATTGATAAAATTGCTGAAAATGCGATTACAAAAACAGATAAAACAACTGAAATTATTGTTTCAAGCGACACCAGCTCAACAGGACAAGTCTCATTCTACGACAAATTGTCACCTGAACAACAATCAGCAATTACAGCTAAAGCACCTGCTTTGGTTGATAATTTCGTTGCTGACCAAAATGCTCTTCTTGATTTTGGAACATCAGCTGTTGAGGAAGTCAACACGACTGTCAATCGCATTTTGTCAGAGCAAAAGAAACTTGAAATTCCTCAAGTAGATGAATTGCTCAAAAACACCAACCGCGAACTAAACGGCTTTATCGCCAAATACAAAGACGCTAAACCTGCTGAGCTTGAAAAGAAACCAAATTTCTTGCAAAAACTTTTCAAACAAGGTAAAGACACTTTGCAAGAATTCTATTTTGATTCGCAAAATATTGAACAAAAAATGGATGGCATGGCTGCCGCTGTTGTCAAACAAGAAGAAACCTTAGCACGTAACATTGTCTCTGCTGAAATGCTTATTGAGGACAATAACAAATCTATCGAAAATCTTGTCGGTGTCATTGCTTTCATCGAAGCCGCTCAAACCGAAGGTGCCAACCGTGCTAACCAATTGCAAAACGAAATTGCTACGCTTGATAGCGCAACGCCTGAATACCAAACAAAATCAGACGAATTGGCACGCATGACCGAAGTTATCAATACATTGGAACAACAACACACCGAATACCTCAGTCGCCTTTATGTCGCTTGGACAACAACGCCACAAATGCGCAACATGGTTAAAGTGTCATCAGATATGCGTCAAAAACTTGGTATGCTACGTCGCAACACCATTCCGACAATGAAATTGTCAATTGCCCAACTCGGTATTCTACAACAATCGGTCAAATCTGGCGTAACTGCTGATGCTATTGTCAATGCTAATAACGCTGCGCTTCAAATGCTTGCTGAAACAAGCAAAGAAGCCATTCCAATGCTCGAACGCACAGCACAAAGCCCAACCGTTTCAATCCAATCCGTGACCGCACTTGCTGAAAGCCTCGTCGAACAAAATAACGGCATTATTGCTGCAATCGACAACGGTCGAAAACAGCGTGCTCAACTCGAAGCAGCCGTTGTCAAATCTGCTGAGACAATCAACGATTCTGTTAAAATTCGTGACCAAAAAATCGTTGAAGCTCTCCTCAACGAAGGTAAAGAAAGCCAAGAAAAGGTCGAAAAGAAAGACGTCACACCAGAAAACGACTAAGAGAATCGCCTAGTGTAATGCGAGCAACTCGCTATCAACTAACTGCAACATCATAAAAATTACCAACTGCCTTGCTCCTCACTTTAAGGAATAGGGCAGTTTTACTTTTCCAAACAAACTACCAGACTTAAAACCCTGATTTTCTCACAGATGATTACGCTTTTACTAACCACAATACTAGCCAACTACATTCTAAAATTAAAAGGCAAGCTAGGAATTTCATAGAAATTCTATTTCTCATCCATTTTTCTTGTTATTAATCCAAAATAGACTTGAAGTCCAAGCCACGGCATAAAGAAACGAAGCTGACATACGTGTTCAACTTCGTTTTATTCTTATAGTTGTTCTTTGAAACTATTCTTTTTTCTAATTAGTAGATTATTAACTTTAGTCAAATAACATTTCCAAGCCACCAGACCAAACACAGTAAGTGGAATTCCAAGAATAACAAGGTCAATAGAAGCTCGTAAATCTGCCCCATTAATCTCTGCATAGAGTATTTCACAGACACTTGAAAGTAAAAATATCGTTATAATTTGTAAGTATCCATTTCTCTGAAAAATCAACGATGTATAAAATAAAGCATCTAATATGACTAATTCAATATAAGCAATAATTAAAAAAGAAATAAAGTTGAAAATTAAGCGATCTGAACCATTTAAAATTGCAAAATAAAGATTATATATTGCTCCAACACAAATGATTATAGCTATCTTCCTTAAAACTTTTGACATTAAGCCTCCAAATATTCTAAAAATTGTTTCTTATATTTACGAGTGACAACTAGCTCTTGACCATCACTCAATGCAATTAATATTTTCCCATTTAGAGCTGGAAGAATTTTTTCAACAGCTAAAATATTAACGACAAATGATTTACTAATCCTAACATAAAATCTACTAAATTCTTCTACCTCATAGAGTCTATTTTTTAGCAGAACTGTCATATCGGAAGAATAAGCGTAAACTTTATCTCCAATTCCTTCAAAATAAAGAATACTTTTATAATCACATTTAACTAAAATATCACCATAGCCATCTTCCTGCTTATAACCAATAATATGTCGATAACTAGGGTGAAAATTTGTTTCAAAAAAATCAATAACTTCCTTGTCAGAATAATTGCCAAAAATAAGTGAAATATCCTTAGGTGACTTTTCATCAATAACAACTGAAAGAGGTAAATCCTTCCAAGCTGCCAATCTTTTTTTAAGTTCTAAAATATCACCAAAATATTTTTTTATTTCCATAAACAATTCTTTCTAATTCATTTGTTCTCTCTTTTGTAAATAGACATATAGCAGAGTAAAAATAACAAAGTATGCTAGTAAATTTCCAACTGAATTAAAAGCTAATCTTTTATGCGCCAACAGACACCACCCAAGCTTAGCATAATTATAAGATGGTAAAAGTACTGCTAAATGTGACAAAAATTTTGGCATTGCTGCAACTGGCATCCATAGCCCTCCCAAAAAAGATAACATCAAATATAAAATTGTCCCTATGGGTTGTGATAAACTTCCTAGTCTACCAATTAATAGTGCTAACATTAAAAAAACGACACTAGCTAAATTTAAAACTAGTCCTATTTTTAACGACAATACCAATCCCAAGTTAATATCTTTATAGAAAAATGCTAAAACAAACATCAAAAAAGTAAAAAACAATGATATTGTTAAGTAAGAAAAAATATGACTTAATCCAT encodes:
- a CDS encoding ABC transporter permease, coding for MIDVRNMIFLILLDIKRVFRDIKYVFFIIALPILFYIVYTAIFPNNANVNGVPWSEYCLISMISFGIMGNAINLLGTKVADERSKKWYTYIRVSPVNYFYYGLSHIFSYLTISLFFTFLMFVLAFFYKDINLGLVLSLKIGLVLNLASVVFLMLALLIGRLGSLSQPIGTILYLMLSFLGGLWMPVAAMPKFLSHLAVLLPSYNYAKLGWCLLAHKRLAFNSVGNLLAYFVIFTLLYVYLQKREQMN
- a CDS encoding tyrosine-type recombinase/integrase, which translates into the protein MNIKEVIKKDGTKVYRSNVYLGVDSITGKKARTSVTARTKKELKQKAKQAITAFINNGYTTKTKTNIRTYKELAYLWWDSCKNTVKINTRKAVEGQIRVHLLPAFGDYKLEKLTTPIIQQQVNKWANDYNKGKKGAYKHYNQLHALNKRILQYAVIMQLIPFNPAREVIVPRKKQTEEVKIKFLDKQELKQFYDYLDTLDKSKYYNLFDVVLYKTLLATGCRIGEVLALEWSDIDLDNGYISINKTLNRDDEVNCPKSKAGYRDISIDKATILMLKHYKNRQTIQAWQHKRTETVVFSTFVNKYASQPALRRRLERHLKNAGVSYVAFHGLRHTHATIMLNAGIQPKDLQYRLGHSNISMTLNTYVHVTKEGAKNSASFFESAINSLG
- a CDS encoding toxic anion resistance protein: MADTFNFDIDKIAENAITKTDKTTEIIVSSDTSSTGQVSFYDKLSPEQQSAITAKAPALVDNFVADQNALLDFGTSAVEEVNTTVNRILSEQKKLEIPQVDELLKNTNRELNGFIAKYKDAKPAELEKKPNFLQKLFKQGKDTLQEFYFDSQNIEQKMDGMAAAVVKQEETLARNIVSAEMLIEDNNKSIENLVGVIAFIEAAQTEGANRANQLQNEIATLDSATPEYQTKSDELARMTEVINTLEQQHTEYLSRLYVAWTTTPQMRNMVKVSSDMRQKLGMLRRNTIPTMKLSIAQLGILQQSVKSGVTADAIVNANNAALQMLAETSKEAIPMLERTAQSPTVSIQSVTALAESLVEQNNGIIAAIDNGRKQRAQLEAAVVKSAETINDSVKIRDQKIVEALLNEGKESQEKVEKKDVTPEND
- a CDS encoding LytTR family DNA-binding domain-containing protein is translated as MEIKKYFGDILELKKRLAAWKDLPLSVVIDEKSPKDISLIFGNYSDKEVIDFFETNFHPSYRHIIGYKQEDGYGDILVKCDYKSILYFEGIGDKVYAYSSDMTVLLKNRLYEVEEFSRFYVRISKSFVVNILAVEKILPALNGKILIALSDGQELVVTRKYKKQFLEYLEA